The Alligator mississippiensis isolate rAllMis1 chromosome 14, rAllMis1, whole genome shotgun sequence DNA segment GCAACAGAGCAGATCAAGTTCTAGAGATATAGTACCTGTTCTTGAATGAGTCAAACTCACAGATATGAAGTGGAGGGAAAGGTCATTTGCAAGCAGGTAGACCATAAAGAAAATTTctgtctgtccctagtctcaTCCCACTTATCTGCTTTTAACATTTTGtctatgcattttatattttagaaGGAGAGCAGCAGTGATTTTGCTGGCTGTCAGACCTGCTTTGTCAGTTGTACCATTCTGTATCTGGGGAATGGTTTCTTTTACTGCAGTGGATTAACATTGCAGCCTTCCAGGGACATCACCTTGTCAATACAATCCAGTTTTCAAGTTATTTTGCTATCATCCACACACAAAATATGGCAAAGAAGTATCATGAAATTCATAATTATTACTAAGACTTTCTgcctttttcatgaaaaaatatgGATACCTTGGGATATTTGGGGTTAAGTGTCATCTTCATACTACTATGTTGTTTTCACATATCTAAACATGTTGACACTGAAATAATTCAAATTCAGCATTCATCTGTGGATCTATAGTGCTCTCAGTGGAAGTAAATGGACAGTGTATTTCCATTGTTTTCGTACTATAATCCTCCTTTTAAAAATTTGGGTGAATAAAATCTTTGATACCAATGAAAATAACATGTCAAAATCTGTATTGAGAATTCCTCATAAATTCTTAACAGAAAACAAGGAACTCTGAATGGTCTTCATGAGATGAGAAGCATATCAGGGAGATATCTAGAAAAGTGATGAATAGATGACGTGTTTGCATGAACGATAAAACAGTTTATAAAAGTACTGAAAGAAAAAAGACGGAGGCTCAAAATTTCtgttcccccccaaaaaactagcCAGAAGGAGGCAGTAATATATTTCTAGTTACTACCGTACCATCCCTATTCAGTACTGTATCTAACCACTTCACAAACATTAACTAACCAACTGGGGCAAAAGAATATAGTTCTATTGAAGTTACATCCATTTTCATCTAATTGAACATAGAACCCAATGTATTTCTCTGTGTTTAGCTAATAAAACTTCTACTTGATGTTGAAAACCAGGGAGAGAATGAGATAAAGGGGGTAAATATTAAGTGGAATCAGAATCAAACACAACTTGTGGATCATGGATGAAATCCCAGCTCCACTGAAAACAATGGCCAAGtactcattgacttcaatgtggCCGAGATTCCATCCCCAAAATCTTGAATAATAAAACCACATGTTACAACTCTAAGAAAATTCTGCACttgtataattaaaattaaatgatgGAGTTGCTTATTAAAAACCATCTGTTCCATCACTTCCCTATATTTTTCTTGTTCTAAATGACAATAAGACCAATTGCTCTAATTTGGCCAAGCATTTCAGCATGTGCGTAAGTCCTtcacaattcagcaaagcacCAATTTCAATGGGATTTAAGCAGATGTTTATATTAGACTCAAAATGCTGATACTCAGACTtgcagagaagaaaagactgtcattttattttcctgttaaaaaaaaatcttgagacAAAGTACTGACACACTGTGGAAATGATCCTTTTGGCACCTGATTGGTGAATGATCCTGAAGGCTGAATTGTTGCTTCATTCTACAACAAAGAAGCATACTGCTATTTAAAGGAAATGCCTGCTATTTAACTCAAACAATATGAAATCAAAATAAAGACCATACTTTTAATATGAAAGAAAATCAAGGGATTTAGAGAAATTAGTGCAGGTTTCCTATTGTGCATGCTCCTAAGGGGCGTACTGCGTGCCATCCAAACAGTCAAAGTCAAAATATGAAGTCTCTCTCTCAAAGAACAATGACCTCTTAAGATTCATTAACTGTTTTCTCCACATTGCATAGCTCACCTGATCCTGTCTGATGCTCCGCAGCCCCTGATGTGTGAATAAGACGAGGCAGGCATATTTTCCCCTCAGTTTTGGTTACTTTTCCCCCTGATCTTTATAGGTTATCTGTATTTCTCCCCCTGTTTCATTAGACTGGCATCCTTTTTCATTAGTGTCCTGTCTGGCTGTTCGGTGCCATATGCGCTTGAAAGTACAATCGCTGTTTGGATTTGGAGGGAGGCTTTTGAAAAATCTAGGTCATGTACCGTAAGTTTAAATATGATTTGTTCTGTAAGGTGCAGAGACGAGATCGCCTTGCTAGAACTGCTGAGCAGATGTATACATTTGCACAAAGAGAATCAATTTTCAGTTTCATTGATCAGATATCGACTGCGAGGGCGATTTGGAGATTTGTTGTGCTTGCCTATGAACAGGTGTTATGTTCAGCACATGTGCAGCACCATTAAATATCATCGTTTTGCTTCTCAATTCAGCATGTACCAGGACTTCAAGAATATTTCAGATCTAAAAAAACTGTGCATCTAGGAGAAGGACTAGCTTTTACACCCAAATCTCTGTGGGATTAACTCTCtcaatgtatgtatgtgtgttcaGTTTATCAGAGCAGCGGGTTTTCTGTGAAATCACAGAAGTTGGAACCATCTGGAAGGGTTACTGTGGAAACAGCACAGGATaggaaggggatgggaggagggatgcCATGACAACCTTTTGGGGTTTCCCAGGAAACCAGGGTTGCTATGGAAACTGTATCACTCAGATCCGAATTAGTAACTTCCGCTGGAAGGCGTGTTTGCCACTTTAATCTTCTTGTGATAGATGCAGACGCTTATCTCAAATGCATTGCAAATAGCCAAATAGGCGAAAATATCCCCTTTGTTTCTAGGTTGATGGGTTTTGTTTGAGGCTGCACAGTCACTGCAAAGAGACCGTTACTGATTTAATGGGAGACTAACAATCACTAATTTGCATAGACATCATAGGATGCACAAACTCTCAGGATACTGTTCAGTAACTCAATTGTTAATCTTTGCGATTTGGTAGGAAACATTTCCTCTACAACATCATGCAACCAGCAATTTCAGGTTGCGTGAAACAATCCCATCGGATTGCAAGGGAAAGGAATTAGCAATAGGAAACTAGCatgtttttttctggttaaaTCAAAAATGCTTACGTTTGGTCTCTGAACAAATTTAtctggggagaaaaagaaatcaagaaTGTGCCTGTAAATGACACACACTACGTTTCAatattaagcatcacttaacAGTGTGGTAGCAGAGACAGTTTGCAAAATTAAATGGTCATTTCCTTCCAAATATGCTCTGCTACATGATTTTATTTTCTCCCCTTCCGATTCATAGTTTTCATTCCAACAAGTGCGTGTATGTGGTGGGAAAGGAGAATCGGCTACACACTGCCTCGCTgcaaaaataagaagaaaaaaaagcagaaacggcaagctgctcccccctccaaaaacaaaaaccaaaacccagaAGCAGCCCTGCAACATGTTGCAGAACAAACACCTGTTTCAACCGGGAGCGTGTTCTTCTCTAGGTCCTTTTTTCCTTCCCATTCTCTTTTCTTCTGATTCTTAAATCCCTTTCTTTGATCTTAAAAAGGAATcatctgaaaaaataaatgtataaaacaaGGGTGCACACACAGACCGACGATGGTGCATGTTCCACACAATACTGATAACACAGTCACTttgcattattatttttgtttttatacacaTCCTcggatttttttaaacatctgtaaaGATCTTTTTGATGTTCACACAGTTGGGATTGTTTGTAGTTGTGCAGTTGCCCGTCTTAAAAGCAGCCTGTTTGAATGCACTGTGGTTGATTCCTCCCTCCTCTATCACCATGTACTCTGACTTGCTCAGGGTGGAATTGCTGCGAGCCTTCTTCATCTCCTCAGTAGACGAGAGGTGCTGACAGCTCCCTACATGCATATACTGGGCTTGCTCCTCGCCTTCAGTCTCCCGATGGTAAAAGTAGTTGAAATTGGAGACTATCACAGGCACAGGAAGAGCAATGGTTAGCACCCCGGCAATGGCACAGAGCGACCCCACAATCTTTCCCCCAATGGTGATTGGGTGCATGTCCCCATAGCCCACTGTGGTCATGGTCACCACTGCCCACCAGAAGGCGTCGGGGATGCTGCTGAATCCTGAGCTGGGATCGTCAGCCTCTGCAAAGTAGACAGCACTGGAGAAGAGGATGACTCCAATGAAGAGGAAGAAGATGAGCAAGCCAAGCTCCCTCATGCTGGCCTTGAGGGTCTGTCCCAGAATCTGCAGCCCCTTGGAGTGCCGAGAGAGCTTGAAGATGCGGAAGACCCTGACCAGCCGAATGACCCTAAGGATGGCTAGGGACATGGCTTGCTGGCCATTACCCTGCCTCTCTGCCAGCTCAGTGCCCAGCGTGATAAAATAGGGGATGATGGCCACAATGTCGATAATGTTCATGATGTTCTTAGAGAAGGTGGCCTTGCTGGGACAGGCGAAGAAGCGGACAAGCAGCTCAAAAGAGAACCAGATGATGCACAAAGTCTCCACCACAAAGAAGGGGTCGGTGAAGGATGACACCATGGAGGGGGCCGAGGAAGAAGAATTGGTGAAGACGTCTGGTGCGAACGGGCCACCCCCCGTCCCAAAGGTTCCACCCGTCCCCTCGTAGTCTCGGTCATCCCTGAACTCGGGCAGAGTCTCCAGACAGAAGATAACGATAGAGATGAGAATGACAAGGACCGAGACGATGGCGATGCCTCGGGCTGGCCCAGAACTTTCTGGGTACTCAAAGAGGAGCCACACCTGGCGCTGAAACTCCTTCTCGGGCAAAGGCCTTTGCTCCTCGCGGATGAAGCCCTCGTCCTCCCGGAACTTCTCCATGGCCTCCTCGCCCAGCTGGTAGAAGCGGATCTCCTCCGAGAAGATGTCGATGGGCACGTTGACGGGGCGCCGAATCCGGCCCCCGGACTGGTAGTAGTAGAGGATGGCGTCGAAGCTGGGCCGGTTGCGGTCGAAGAAGTACTCGTTGCGCAGGGGGTCGAAGTAGCGCATCCTCTTGCGGGGGTCTCCCAGCAGGGTCTCGGGGAACTGCGCCAGGGTCTTGAGCTGGGTCTCGAAGCGCAGGCCCGAGATGTTGATGACCACTCGCTCGCAGCACTCGTGCTCCCCGCCGCCGCCCTGGGGGTGGTGCCCGGGGGGCACGGGCGCGTGGGCCGGGGGGTGGTCGTAGCGCTCGCCGCCCAGCAGAGGATGGGGGTGCTGGGGCTCCTCCAGCAGGGGGTCGCCCCCGCCCACCACCACGGTCATGTCTTCCTCCTGCCCTTCCTCGGGGGCGTCGGGGGGCGCCTGCTCGGTGTAGCCCGGgttgtggtggctgctgctgctgcctccccgcgGGTGCCTGCTGGTGGAGGAGGCGGCGGGCGAGtacagcaggctcaggtgctcgTCCATAAAGGTGACGGGGGCGGCGGGGCgcggggcagagggagagagaaggggcggcggcagcggcgccccctcctcctcctcctcctcctcctcctggccccgCCGGAGAGACAGAGGGACCCGCCCGGCTCctccagccgccgccgccgctctgGGAAGCGCCGAGGCTCGGCTCAAAAAATCCGCCCCCAGCCCCGGCGccgcccgcgccccgccccgcgccccgccccgccgccaccgcccgcCCGGCCCGGAGCTGTCCGCGCCGCCGTGCTGAACCCGCCCGCAGGGACAGGCACGAGGGCAGCCTCTCCAGCCCACGCTGCCAGCGCTTGCAGAAGCAGCATCGCGGCTGCCCGGGCTCTCCTGCGTCCCCCCCGCgccccggggctgggctgggctgagccgagTTGAGATCAGACTTTGTATGGAGGGGGCTGGATAGAGAGAGGCGATCCCGCCTCGCTTGATGGCCtctggaggtgccttccagcccgcTTTGCCATGGCTCCCCGAGCCTAGTGGCAGTGCCCCTGTCCCGCACAAGTTTTGGTCCAGGGGTGTGCGAGATGGAGACATAGCCGTCCCTCTCGGTGGTTGGCATCTCCTCAGTGATGGGGtgctgcgtccaggtctgggagCCACACTTTGATGAGGACGTGGACGAGCTTGAGAAAGCccggagaagggccacccgtatgatccaCTTGAGCGAGTccggagaagggccacccgtatgatccgCTTGAGAGAGCccggagaagggccacccgtatgatccgCTTGAGAGAGCccggagaagggccacccgtatgatccgcttgagagagtccggagaagggccacccgtatgatctgCATGGCCAGCcacacaaggaaaggctgagggatctgggactcttcagcctgaaaaagaggaggctgagaggggacttggtagcagcttactgctacgttaggggagtacatcaagggctcagtgaactgcttgccagggcacccttggggaaaactaggagtaatggtcataaattcctggaagaccatttcaggctcaacattaggaaaattacttcacaactagggtgtccagactgtggaataagctccctccagaggtggtgcagtcacctaccctggaaatcttcaagaggagactggatgggcaccttgctggggtcatctgaccccagctgtctttcttgcttggtgcaggggggcttccaaggtcccttctggcctttcAATCTATGAATCAGTCAAAATGCCACAGGCAGGGATTCTCCTGGGTCATCACTTTCATGGAACAGGcaaagattttgtttgtttgtttgagggAATAGATCTCTTTTATGGGCCAACCATGTGGTTGGCAGCAGGAGTGGCTCCAGAGGGATGCACTGGTGCCCTCACACCCACTTTGACTGCAGTTCCACCCATGGTTTCAAGCCACCTTCCTGGTTAAAGCTGCAGCACTGCTAGTCAGGCAGCGCTGAAGGAGTCACTTGATGTCATGGCTCATTTTTATCTACCTGTCATCTACTATTAAATATCTATAATCTATAATGCCAGGAGAGAGCTTGAAGAGGTGGAAGACCTTGACCAGCCAAAAGATCCTAAGGGTGGCAAGGGACATGGCTTGCTGGCTGTTACCCGGCCTCTCAGCCAGCTTGGTGCCCAGAGTGATAAAATAGGGGATGATAGCCACTATGTTGGTGTTCATGATGTTCTTGCTGGGACAGGCTGAGAAGCAGAGAAACCACTCAAGAGGGACGGagggagtcatttgacttcatggctcattatcatccaCCTGTCATGTACAGTTATACATCTATAATCCACAATGTCAGGACTTGTACTTGCCCAGGTATGTGTGTACACAGGCATGTACCCAACTGGCCAGAGCACAGCCCACTGAGCAGGCTCAGCATGCATGTAGAGTAGGATCACAAAcggtgtgtaagtgccaaaaacagcACTCACAGAGCAGTAAGTACCTATTGGCTGTTTAATGTGAAATAAGAAGCTCTCCTATGTCTGTCGCTGGCAAATAATGAGAAGATGATCCGAAAGATATTTTATGCTCACATCTAAACTTCTTCTTACCCTTGGCCAAGGACAAATGCCCTCAACTTATACCTTTGCCACTCTGCTGCCTATTTTGACAAACCATCTTGTATCACACGGTGTATAACCTTGAttcctttctaaactcttcattccccaGGGTGTCAGcaaccctcttctttttaatggtcctgatgttccaccaatcagcCTACCCCTTTTTCTGCACttctgctgtctgtttgctgctcctggtaatga contains these protein-coding regions:
- the LOC102574910 gene encoding potassium voltage-gated channel subfamily A member 3; the encoded protein is MDEHLSLLYSPAASSTSRHPRGGSSSSHHNPGYTEQAPPDAPEEGQEEDMTVVVGGGDPLLEEPQHPHPLLGGERYDHPPAHAPVPPGHHPQGGGGEHECCERVVINISGLRFETQLKTLAQFPETLLGDPRKRMRYFDPLRNEYFFDRNRPSFDAILYYYQSGGRIRRPVNVPIDIFSEEIRFYQLGEEAMEKFREDEGFIREEQRPLPEKEFQRQVWLLFEYPESSGPARGIAIVSVLVILISIVIFCLETLPEFRDDRDYEGTGGTFGTGGGPFAPDVFTNSSSSAPSMVSSFTDPFFVVETLCIIWFSFELLVRFFACPSKATFSKNIMNIIDIVAIIPYFITLGTELAERQGNGQQAMSLAILRVIRLVRVFRIFKLSRHSKGLQILGQTLKASMRELGLLIFFLFIGVILFSSAVYFAEADDPSSGFSSIPDAFWWAVVTMTTVGYGDMHPITIGGKIVGSLCAIAGVLTIALPVPVIVSNFNYFYHRETEGEEQAQYMHVGSCQHLSSTEEMKKARSNSTLSKSEYMVIEEGGINHSAFKQAAFKTGNCTTTNNPNCVNIKKIFTDV